TCCGGGGCCGGGCAAGGAAAGGGGACCTGAACCGACAACTGCCTGTTCGCCTCCGACGAGCTAAGGACACGCATGGTCACTGCCAGGCAGTGAAGGAGCGAACGGGAGTGGGAACgggaataaacataaaaaaaacaagaataagaAACAGAGCCCGAGCGAGGACAAACAGAAAGCACCTCCGAGATGGGGGATCCGAGCCCAGAGATCAGAACATGACACGCTGACCAGCCGCTCCAATCAGACAACCAGGCCAGCCCTGGTAGAACCAGAGTCGGTGAGGAGACACCCAGCCGAGCCCGGAGACAGCGATACGCGCTCCCCCAGGGGCTGCAGCAAAGGTGGCAGCTGAGGGGAAACAGCAATGACCCCTAAGAACAAGGTCAGGGAGGCCAAGAGAAACACCTCCACGCTGTGCAGTCCTGTGACCAAATAGAAGGGGACAGGAAACCACCAACACCTCCTGGAGAACCGACCGGAGGGAAGGGAGCTACTCCCAAGCATTCGTCTCACCCAGCGGTTCCCAAACAGAAACACCGTGTCACTGAGAGAACACAGCAGCACAATTCCAGgcactccctccacccccacctccgccGGCCTTACGTAGGTTCGGGAGGAGCTATAAACTATGGAAACTCGGTCCCCAcggagggaagagaagggcacCGTTCTCACACGCGCACCGAGCATCTGATGTTCACCCGAACACACCTGAAGACGACTGCTGCACGAACGTTTCCTCTCAACGTGAAAAGCAGGTCAGGCATCCCTCCTCAAAAACacgtgccatttatttttaaacaaaagatttaaaaccACCACTGTCATCTCCAAGACTATTTCACCCCGAGGACCAATTTCCACCCCCCTGGAGGGTGAGAATGCCTCCATGAGGTTGCATGGCCGAAACAACACGGGTCTTACCTATTTCGAGCGCCATAGGAATGACCTGTGCATGGGGGGCGCCTTTTGCTCCACATTCTGTTTAAGAGCCACCATCTGTGGGACGTCGCTCTGCTCGCTCACGGAAACCTTCCCGTGGGGGCCCCGTGCCCAGGGCCGCCCAACAGGCCCCCACGCACCGAGCACGCGTCTgggcagggcacacgcccgggatCCCCGAACGCAGGCACCGCTCCCAGAAATCCCAACTGTTTTCCAGAGCAACTGTACAAACACGCATTCCCACGAGCAGCGCATGGAGTGCGGCCACGATTTTCTTACCTTAAAAGAGAAGTTAAGCAAAATATATTCtatgccttctttttcttttaagatctGAAGATCACTGTGCAAAGGACTATCAGGATCGAccctaagaattaaaaaaaaaaaccaaaacagtcAGATTCTGTACTCACCAGCAGCCCGAGGGCAAGTCTAAGCAGACGAGGGCGACAGCTGTTCTGTGGAAAAACACACCCTACAACCCCAACTCCTGGGGAGTAAAGTTCAAAAAGAGGCCACAGCCCGGCCGGAGTGCTcggtggctgagcgtcgaccgatgaaccaggaggtcacagttgcaTTCcgggtcggggcacaggcccaggttgcggggaaattcccactggggggcgtgcaggaggcagccaatcgatgattctctcatcattgatgtttctctctctctctgtccctctcccttcctctctgaaatcaataaacatatatttaaagggaaaaaagagagagagagagagagcacggGATTCTAGCCCTGGGTGGTGGTGTTCAGTGTAGAGCGTCGGCCGAGCACTGAAGGtcccggttccattcccagtcacaGGCACGCagctggttgcaggtttgatccctggtcgagGCTCATAAGGGAGgcaccaatccatgtgtttctctcatgtgaatgtctctctctctctctctctctctctctctcttcccctctccctccctcctttccactctctcgaAAAATTAGTGGAAACAgtatctcaggtgaggattaaaacaacaaaaaacgtACCACAATATTCTCAATCTATTCTCCTTTGGTGACTCAGAGTTAGCAGTCGTTCCAGAGGAGAGGACCATGTCATGTACATAATTTTCTCAAGGACTCAAAACAAATGCAATCTCCTTTCCTAAAACCGCACCATTAGACACGGGGTCATGGAGATCCATCACCATGGACGAGACCAGAAAAAATGAAACCACCGACAAAATCTAAACCTGTGTGATGACGGCCTATATATTCAGGTCTTACACAAACCCCTTCCTTCAAAGACAAGCTGCTACCACAGCCAACCTCGCCGGTTAGTCAGTCCACTTGTGTCCACCCACCTCCAGGAGCCGCTATCCCACAgccgccccctcctctcctccttccttccctcctcaccTGACTTGTCACTAAGCCCAAGAAGCAGCTCATCTTAACACCCTAGAACGACTGCAGGAACAGGTCTAAAGCGCCAGTAGAAGCCGTTCTAATGGTTTCAAATGGAGGAGGGAAATCTCCATGCGGCAGCTGCCCTTAAGCCAATACCGGAGGCCGGCAGGAAAAGTCACTTACTTCTGAAGCTTCACATGCCAGTCGTACAAACTGTCATTTATGAGTTCCACTGAGTAAAACCCTGCAAAGACACAGTGTGTTAGGTACTCCTCATTTGATCGTGTAACCATGACTccagtgcagtggtcggcaaactgccgctcgcgagccacatgcggctctttggccccttgagtgtggccacgaggtttcaatcgcactgtacgtgtgcgcccgcacgtggtatttgtggaagagccacactcaaggggccgcagtttgccgaccactgctctagtgtaagTATAGACCCTGAACAGCCCCCGAAGCTAGAAATGGTGCCACTGGAAGAGGAACAAAGCTACATGGTAACTTCTGCCACCAGAGCTGAGCACCTCACGCCCTTCCCAGATCGTTAGAGCCGCTAACGAAGAGGCTTCTCTAACGAGCTGAGAAACTATGTACCATCAACTGCGAGTGGGAGAAGAAGCCCTGTAAAATCCCACGCACACGCAAACGTTTCTATAAAaatggggacccccccccatatATAGTTTCATCTCCTTTCATCAACTTTCTGGAGCATCTTTCCAACTTGGTATATGGAAACCTACTGTCAATTTTCATACTGTTTCCGCAGTAACTTATTTTATGGACGCAGCATAATCTAACCAATGCCACCCTTTATCtgattagcttttattttttgctactaCAAACTGTGCTGTAggaacaagttacttaacatttAAAGACAAGCCATTATTCAGATATTTAACTGTATGCTAACAGGTTTCTACAGATGAACTTCTAGACATGCTGCTCAGAACAGTGTGCGATTTAAAGCTCATGGatcagccctggccggtagcTCAGTTGCTGAAGGCAGCCCGATGTGCTAAGGCTGTGGGTtcgagccccagtcagggcacatgaacgCATCAGTAAGCGTCACAACAAGTTGATGTTTGcgtctctctctcaataaataaCCCTGATGAAttgtttacttctggaattttccatgtaatattttcagacccccattgactgtgggtaactgaaaccctggataagggtggggggTACTGTAGTCTCGCCCCCATCTCACCCACATCTTTGGATAACTTGGTCACATTTACGTCTCACACCCCTCACAGGAAATCAGTACATAGTTCTGGTTCTGTCCGGTTACGAGAAGCAAACTTGACTCTCGGACCCTGAACCGGCGCGGGCAGCCCGGAGGCGCGTGCTCACCTGCCTTGTAGCTCTGCGAGCGGTAGATGTCCCTGAGCTCCTTCATGAGCCTGTCTGAGGCCTGCACCGACCCGGACACCGCGCCCTGGAACACAGAGACGCTGACCAGGACCTTCCGGTCCCACAGCTGAAGACCCCGGTGTCTGAGCCGACACGAACGTTTCCAACGGCATTTAAAAGGGATCCCCACTGAACATGTTAAGCAGCCAAGaaagttaattaaattaaatcaaaGATCATGAAGCTTCAACAGGACATAAGCCTGGGGACAAGCCTGGCTCACTCACTATTCTCATCTGCAAGAAGTCCCCCTGCATGTCCAGATGCCATGGCCCTGGCAGGAACCTAGAGCTCAGCATCTGTCCATTCCAAATCCCACCCATTTTCCATTTCATGtcttttaagaatttattttgtaAAGCAGTTTTacattcacagcaaaattaagaggGAGACACAGATTTCCCACAAGCACAGTCTCCCTCATCACCAGCTGCCCTCACCCCAGGGTACATGTCCTGCGACTGATGAGCCTACAGTAAGGGATTACCCACAGCCCACGCGACCTCCCTCCGCCCACGCGACCTCCCACCACCCACATGACCTCCCACAGCCCACTCGACCTCCCACCGCCCATGCGACCTCCCACCGCCCACGCGACCTCCCACCGCCCACGTGACCTTCCACAGCCCACGAGACCTCCAGGCCATCGGTGTGGCACGCTCTATGCCTTAAACACATGTATGATGACACACATCCCTCGTTAGGGCATAGCATGGCTACATCTCACTGCTCTAAAAAAGATTTGCCGATTGAACTGACATCGTAGGTACGGCTGAAGGAGGGAGAGCGATCCACCCGTTTACACCAGCTGGCATCTCCTGGCATGTTAATCCACCTCACCATGTCCGAGACACTGCCCCAGACAGCACAAGGGCCCTCAGGTTCATGGGGCTAAGAAGTAGCTCGAATTCAAGGCAGTAGGGAGGAGGCGTTCAAACAGAAACCTGACGCTCACTTGTTGTTTTCCTGCTCTGCCTGGGCCTTTTATGGACAGGACTCTCATTTCTTACTCAGAGCAATCCCCCAGAAGGTCCATAGCGCCCACATGAACTGTAGAGTCGAGGAAACGGAGGCCATGAGGTGTGCCTGCCACCAGAGTGTTCATGTCACACCATCAGAGACGTGACAGCAAAGAGAACATTACGTTTGGTCCAGCCAGGGCAGCGCTTCCTGGAGGGCTGAGCTGCAATGTTAGGAGACGGGATTAAAACACAGACCCCGTAAGAAGAGGGCAGGGGGAAAGGCAGATGACAGGGTGAGAGTGGCTATCAACAGCTGGGAAACATCAATCAACCAATAACAACACTATGGCAACAAAACCCGTGCCTGAGCCACAAGGCGGCTGGAGAGGGCAGCTGGGGCGGCGCCTGAATGAACGCTATCACCTACGACGACGTTACTTAGCCGCGTAAGCCCAGGTTCTAGGGTTTTACACATACATTTAGATGGTCTTGCCTTTGAGTCTTCCTGATTTTCTCTAATATCGCCAGGTTTTCCTTTTCGATTCCTTCATCTTCTGACTTCTTCCCGCTGATAGGCTCCTCCTCCTTCATCTCGTAGTGGTCCAGGTCTTCTATGTCCTACAGACGTTAGAGACGTATGAGTGTGTTCAAACTTACGCCGAAGTCTCACTATTCCTGACTCGAgagggagcagaagagagagaatcCATGTATTCTACGGGAAGGGGCATACAAGCCTTCACATTCCATTAAAAGGTTCCCTGTCCATAGCTTGCATTTTGTTATAAAACTAGAATCTGAGTAAGCATACTTAATAGCTATTATCAAATAAGCCACCTTTCCACCTCCTATGAAGGGAGAGATATGAATAGCTTAGCATCCAGGCCCCAAGAATCCTGTGTTCGTACTTTGTTCTGGTAGCTCGACTACCTCCATTCTCCAAGCAGACTCCTGCACTGTGACCTACACCAGGTGAGTGACCACGCCCATCCTTGGCCCGACCGAGTCCCTTCTCATGCAGCCCTGTCCGTGCGCAGGCCTCACCGAGCCCctcctgggctggccctgccctgagctccTCCGAACACCGGTCGTCAACTCCCACAAGTGCCCTGAGCTGAGTCTCCTCCACCTTCAGCCTCGGCCACAGTCCCATCCACATGTCTTCTCCACTTGAGTGCTAACAGCACAGAACAAACTCACCATCAGCACCTTGTTAAGCAACAACCCAGCCCACTGCTCTCCATGTGAAGCCTTCCTATCAACAACTGCACCAAATAGAAACAGTCTGACTCAGAGTCAAGGCTTTTGGCCACCTGCCCTTTCTAGCCAATCACCTGGCTTTTTCCTGACTCCATGCATCAGTCCGTCTTTCTCCCCCAAAGGACAGCATCCAGCGCCCCCACACACGCCCAGGCCCAGGGCCGTTGGGGCCTTTAAACACCTTCTCTCAATCGCCTGGagaccttctcctcctccctaaCCTGACCCTCCACGGCCGGTTCCCCCCTTTCCAGTTCCCGAGATGTGCTGTCCCTTCTTGATGTCGCCTTGTGAGGGGAAAAGGGAGGCACACAAGCTCTTTGAGGACACTGTCTGCCTCACCGCACAGGACCCAGGGGGTTACTGTTCCACCCAAGTTAACCTGCATGAAACACTAAGGACAAACTATCAAAAATGTCTCATTCTAATTAGGCAAGGTTAAGAATGATCTTCTCTCAGactcacaaaacaaaacaaacccacaacTAGGTCTGTAGTCGCAGGCACTCTAAGCagtctattttaaatttaaagttttccAAATCAAGAATATAAGGTAATAATTCAATTAATTCTAAGATGCAACACCAAAACAGGTTTTAAAACCAAGACCACGAAACCAAAGACCTTTTTATCCGATCAGTGTAGACACGCAGAGCTTCACTCTGGAGTTTGACTTTAAACGCAAAGCTTCAGAGCCTGGACACGGCTGACATCGCATCGGTGACGGGCAACTACACCAGCCTCCGCTCAATGCCTTGGGAATCTGCTCTACAAAATTCCCAGATGATTTTTCAACATGAGGTAGTTTTATTATCTCTAATGAGTAGTCCCTGAAATGCTCTCTAATTCTTTATTCAAACACAGAACTTCTGAAACTGAGCAGTTCTCAAAAATAACCAATTACagccccaccagtgtggctcagcggttgagcttcaacctatgaaccaggaggttggggtTCGATTACCAGCCAGGGTACtggtccgggttgtgggctcgatctctgtgcgggaggcagttgaccaatgtctctctctcatctatgtttctatctctctattcctctcccttcctctctctctaaaaatcaataaaaacatttaaaacaactaCAGGTTAAGTAGTGATTACTATTCAATGTAAACATAATTTTAGTGCTAAATGTTAAGAGTCCTTATTTTCCAGAAAATCAGATCTGAGACATAAGAGGAGCAATTTATTCAAAAGCATACATTAGAGGTAAAGCCAGATTTTAAACTAAAGCCGTCAATTACATTCATTTCCAAGAACAATGTGCTTTTCATTGTTCCACACTAACACTGGTCCATAAAGAGACTAGAGAAATTGCTAAAACGTCCCCCAATGAAGACACCCACCTCCGCCatctcctcctcgtcctcctcttcTGACGTCACTTCCTCCGTGGTCCCATTCTGCAAGGAAAGAAGAATGTGCAGGCCACACGGCCACACACACTGGGCACCCAGGAGGCATAGGGCCCGGCGGCCGCTCTCCTGCACGGACCCCACAGGGAACTCATTACAGTGCAGCATCTACTTAGACCCAGCTCTGATGACAAACACTTatcagctttttaaaagaaacatttttgaacAATTCAAGGTTAACAGGTGCATTAGGAATAACACAGGCAATTAATCAAATATAAAGCAGCTCTAAAGAAGTTAAAGACATtctaacttaaaattaaaaaaatttttagccgaaaccggtttggctcagtggatagagcgtcggcctgcggacggaaaggtcccgggttcgattccggtcaagggcatggacctgggctgcgggcacatccccggtgggggatgtgcaggaggcggctggtcgatgtttctctctcatcgatgtttctgactctctatctctctcccttcctctctgtagaaaatcaataaaatatattaaaaaaaaaaattttacactTAAATGGCTTCCTTCATTTAAATAATTATCCTAAACCATGAATTAGCTTAAATTCCTCCTACAAGCTGTCAGCAGCAAGCACTCCCCTCAACCCTCAGTATCTCTCTAAAACATGAAtgaggaaagaggaaggacaAACTATACGTGAATGAGCAGCATAGACTAGATGGATACTTGAGAAAAGTCTTCAAAAAGAACAAGACCgaaataaactatttttcaaCCATAAATTTAAAGAGACAACTGAGGTGCTAGAGAGGCGAGGACTAGAGTGTCAGAGAAACTACGGGTAAAGCCCAGAAACAGAACGAACGCCGTGAGTGGGAATCATCATCTTAGATGCAGAGGTCCCCTTTGGAGAGACCCCGTGAGCCCCAGTCCCAGCACTCAccctccctcgccccctcccACAATCCACTGGGCTCTGACTTGAACCACTAATGTGGTGGACAAGACGTGGTTCCCAATGTAATCCTCTAAGAGGCCTGGCAGCTCCCACTTTTGTGCTCTTGGAAGACAACAGTAAGGATTCTATGACCTTCCTGAAGAGGAGCCCGtggagagcagggcccgtggggaaaCGGCGAGGCAGCAGGCATAAGCGAGAAGCCCTGCGGACACCCCCGGGCAGTGTGTCCACAgggccagagcccagcccagtCTGACTGCacagccaggccagcagcagcTCTGTCCAGCCAACCCACCCACCGCGAGGCATGGAGTCAGTTGTTTTCGGCCATCGAGTCCCGGGTAACGGCTCAGCAGCAGTAACTACCCAAAACAACACCTGACATGATGGCTGACCTCATAACGTTTCTAAACACTGAAAGATAAGAAAAATTCCTAGAATTTGaaatgaaaagacagagagagacagcatCCAAGATACAAAGACTCAAGCAAAGAGGTCTACAATCCCACGAGCAGGCATTTCCAAacgaacaaagaaagaaaatggaaggagaggAACCAcagaggaaaaacacacacattcaccCACGGAGAAGACGCCAGAGTCCGACTTGAAAGGCCCGTCCGTGCTGAGCGCCAGGAACAGTGAGAAGACCTAACTACGCCCGCGGCTGACGCCTCGGAAGAGACAGGCCTCGAGCTCCCGCGGAGATGGGCGAGGTTCAGAGGGCGTCCGGCTCCCAGCACCGCTGGCCGCGCAGCCCAACACCCCAGGACAGTTATTTCCCACCCGGATTCCACATTCGGCCAAACCGCCAGTCAAGCATGAGGGCTGACTAAGCCGTTCACTGATTGGGcatttcctgcacaccccaggcACCCGTGTCACCTTCAGAGCCCCCAAAACACAGGCACCCTACTCCCCCCATTTTGGATGGGAGGTTGCTGCACACAGTGATGGGTAATGAGCAGCAGAACCGAGAGTGAAGCCGATGTGCGGCCACCCCCTGCGAAGGGAGAGCTCGGAAGTGTGCCAGCCTTCCGTCCCCCCCCGGGGCTGTGCCTGAGGGTGCACTCAGGTAAAATGTGAACGGTGAGCCCAGGAAGGTGCCAGGTCAGCGAACAACAGACCACGTGGGCAGAGCAGACAGAGCAGTTCAAGATGGCAGCTGTACCGCCAGCTCAGAGAGCCGCCGAGATGGGGCAGAACCACAGGCTCCGGGGCGAGGGGCTCTCACAGAATTCTCAGCACAGGAGAGACATTCCCACATCCTAATGGCACCTAGGACACTGCGTGGAGGAGACGCCATCTGGGGGCGCCTGCCGGGCGGCCTTGCAGGCGAAGGACGCAAGAGCAGGTATGGAACCGGGACACTAGCCACGAAGGTGAGCGCGGGCGGGCGGTTCTGTCTGTCACAGGGAATGCCAGCAGCTCCAAAAGGGAGAGGTGTGGTGCCTCCAGCAAAGCAGACAAACATCCAACAGCAGAAACGACCTCCCAATGAGCCGCACAGTCAGTGAGGGAAGCGTCCTGCTCCTTCCCCTGAGGCCATGAGGCCGTGACTCCGGCTGGCGACGGGATGGGAGGAGCTTACGTACCTGGCCCGCGGGCAGCGGCTGATCCAGCAGCTCCACATCCAGGTGCTTGGGAAGGTCGTGCAATCGGCAGAGCTCGCAGATCAACCACTTCAGCTGCTGACGAAGCTACAAAACAGTCCGTGAAGAGGCGTGGGTTAGAGGCCCTGGAGACACAGCAACGCTACACCTGGAACCCCCCAGCAGGGAGCGGAAGAAGTTAGCGACCGCCACTTGCAGCCCCGAGAGAATGACGCGGAGGGCCCTCGGGCCGCCTACAGTGGGCCCAGCAGCACGCGGCAAGCGGAGAGGGAGGGCTGCCGGCACTGTCCGCTTCCAGCTGCTCACTTCCTGCCCGGAAACCCGTCACATTCATCATGATTTAGGCCACAACACAAAGGCGGTGGCTGCACAGGGTCACAGCTGTGCCTTCCCCGGTCAGTCATTTACAAGCAGAGGCACGTGTGGTCACCACAGTCCTGGGCCCTGGTGACAGGGATATGGCGTCGAACCACCTTGGCTTGAGCCGCCCCGTTTGTGAAATAAAATCAAACCTTCTCACTGGTGACGGTGAAGTGGAATCTTCTGCGGAAACATTCAGCACTTGAGCGTCTAAAACGGCAACAATACGCCTCAGGTCTCCATTTACAACCACACTGTTGGTGAGCACATTCcctgcaggcaggtgagcactgTGCACACACCTCCCGTGTCCACACGTTTAGCAGCGACAGTTTAAGGGTCGATGCCCCGCAGAAATGACCACGACGAGCCGGGCAACCCCCTTCCCTCGGCCAGGAGACTCCCTGGCTGTGTCTGActcagaagagagaggagagaaggaagcaggtTTCTGAAGGACGAAGGAAACAGGCGCAGGACCAGACAGGGTTAAACAAAGCAAAGAGCAAGCCTTTCCCACGTGGAccaggagcaagagagagaaacgcTGAGCTGGACATCGGGATTAAAAGCCCTCAGGCGTGGAAGGCAGACCCCGTGGGTGTGCATCACCCAGTCCATCTGTGCGTGCTCGTGACCGTGACGGCGGGGTGGGGTCTGAGAGCCACGGAGTAAGGGGGGGCTGGCAGCCTGTGGTGGAGTCTCGCCCAGCAAGAAAAACGGGGGTACATGCTGTAGGAATTTCAAGTTTATGCTCCCCCAAAGCGTCTCAGGGACGGGGAAAGCTAAGGCCTTGGGGATAAACTTAGAAGTTTTGGACGGTAGATGGACAGGCCTGAGACTTCCTcgagagctggggcggggggcgaggggggatgGGAACACTGGGCTCACACAGACTCTAAGCCGGTTCCCAGGCCCGTCAGGCAGCAGTGATGAGGTCCATCGGTTCAtctcccgccgccccccgccccacgcaCAACCAGACAGAATCCCTGGGGGAGCCTGCCGGGCGGTGGACCGCCGGGAGGCAGGTGCGCCTCGATTTAGATGTGACGTTGGACAAGGAGGCGCACCAAGTGCGGGTCCCTGGGTCTACAGACACCCAGCCGCGGACGGGCTGGGAGCTCGGGAAGTCGTTTTAGCTGCAGATGCAGGTGCCTGGAGACACGGCTTAAGGAGTAAGAGGCTGCCCAGAAGGCACAACACGAGGAGGAAGAGGCGGACCGAGGGGACACGGTAGAGAAACAGGACTAGCCCGGGAGGCAGCGCCCTGGCGGAAGTCCTCACCGACAACCAGTTCCCCGCGGACAGACCTGCCAGTGTTCTGCACTCGTCACTTACTACGGAGCCTCGCACAGAAACCAGTCAATTAAAAAAC
This sequence is a window from Myotis daubentonii chromosome 21, mMyoDau2.1, whole genome shotgun sequence. Protein-coding genes within it:
- the UBE2Q2 gene encoding ubiquitin-conjugating enzyme E2 Q2 isoform X5, which gives rise to MSVSGLKAELKFLASIFDKNHERFRIVSWKLDELHCQFLVRPPGSAASALTLHCNITESYPASSPIWFVDSDDPNLTSVLERLEDSKNNSSLRQQLKWLICELCRLHDLPKHLDVELLDQPLPAGQNGTTEEVTSEEEDEEEMAEDIEDLDHYEMKEEEPISGKKSEDEGIEKENLAILEKIRKTQRQDHLNGAVSGSVQASDRLMKELRDIYRSQSYKAGFYSVELINDSLYDWHVKLQKVDPDSPLHSDLQILKEKEGIEYILLNFSFKVRVGGRRAVYGASHKTAQTSQCSSAVAECCRLPSAFPRVQSSFPPAGLEQRLLHRVRHHADQRHPRQRQSQGAVRSK
- the UBE2Q2 gene encoding ubiquitin-conjugating enzyme E2 Q2 isoform X10 → MSVSGLKAELKFLASIFDKNHERFRIVSWKLDELHCQFLVRPPGSAASALTLHCNITESYPASSPIWFVDSDDPNLTSVLERLEDSKNNSSLRQQLKWLICELCRLHDLPKHLDVELLDQPLPAGQNGTTEEVTSEEEDEEEMAEDIEDLDHYEMKEEEPISGKKSEDEGIEKENLAILEKIRKTQRQDHLNGAVSGSVQASDRLMKELRDIYRSQSYKAGFYSVELINDSLYDWHVKLQKVDPDSPLHSDLQILKEKEGIEYILLNFSFKVRVGGRRAVYGASHKTVRRPALYPLSHTGQG
- the UBE2Q2 gene encoding ubiquitin-conjugating enzyme E2 Q2 isoform X8 produces the protein MSVSGLKAELKFLASIFDKNHERFRIVSWKLDELHCQFLVRPPGSAASALTLHCNITESYPASSPIWFVDSDDPNLTSVLERLEDSKNNSSLRQQLKWLICELCRLHDLPKHLDVELLDQPLPAGQNGTTEEVTSEEEDEEEMAEDIEDLDHYEMKEEEPISGKKSEDEGIEKENLAILEKIRKTQRQDHLNGAVSGSVQASDRLMKELRDIYRSQSYKAGFYSVELINDSLYDWHVKLQKVDPDSPLHSDLQILKEKEGIEYILLNFSFKGWSSAYSIESVIMQINATLVKGKARVQFGANKNQYNLARAQQSYNSIVQIHEKNGWYTPPKEDG
- the UBE2Q2 gene encoding ubiquitin-conjugating enzyme E2 Q2 isoform X6, whose translation is MSVSGLKAELKFLASIFDKNHERFRIVSWKLDELHCQFLVRPPGSAASALTLHCNITESYPASSPIWFVDSDDPNLTSVLERLEDSKNNSSLRQQLKWLICELCRLHDLPKHLDVELLDQPLPAGQNGTTEEVTSEEEDEEEMAEDIEDLDHYEMKEEEPISGKKSEDEGIEKENLAILEKIRKTQRQDHLNGAVSGSVQASDRLMKELRDIYRSQSYKAGFYSVELINDSLYDWHVKLQKVDPDSPLHSDLQILKEKEGIEYILLNFSFKDNFPFDPPFVRVVLPVLSGGYVLGGGALCMELLTKQNQYNLARAQQSYNSIVQIHEKNGWYTPPKEDG
- the UBE2Q2 gene encoding ubiquitin-conjugating enzyme E2 Q2 isoform X9, with amino-acid sequence MSVSGLKAELKFLASIFDKNHERFRIVSWKLDELHCQFLVRPPGSAASALTLHCNITESYPASSPIWFVDSDDPNLTSVLERLEDSKNNSSLRQQLKWLICELCRLHDLPKHLDVELLDQPLPAGQNGTTEEVTSEEEDEEEMAEDIEDLDHYEMKEEEPISGKKSEDEGIEKENLAILEKIRKTQRQDHLNGAVSGSVQASDRLMKELRDIYRSQSYKAGFYSVELINDSLYDWHVKLQKVDPDSPLHSDLQILKEKEGIEYILLNFSFKDNFPFDPPFVRVVLPVLSGGYVLGGGALCMELLTKQSAGRRSIH